The genomic interval GTGGAGACCAGCCTGCAGAAGGCGGGCCTCTTCAACGAGGTCAAGGACCGCCTGCAGGAACCCGGCACCAGCCTTTCCGGCGGCCAGCAGCAGCGGCTTTGCATCGCGCGCGCCATCGCCGTCAGCCCGGAAGTGATCCTGATGGACGAGCCGTGCTCGGCGCTCGACCCGATCGCGACCGCCCGCGTGGAAGAGCTGATCAGCGAATTAAAGCAGAACTACACCATCGTGATGGTGACCCATTCGATGCAGCAGGCCGCGCGCGTGTCAGAGCGCACGGCGATGTTCCATCTCGGCTACATGGTCGAGGAGGACGACACCGACACGATTTTCACCAATCCCGCGGACCAGCGCACCCAGGACTACATTATGGGCAGGTTCGGTTAAGGAGACGCACAGATGGCACACTCGCATATCATATCGGCCTTCGACGAGGAGCTGAAATATCTCCAGCGCCGGATTTCCGAAATGGGCGGCATGGCGGAAGAGATGGTCTCGCAATCCGTCGTGGCGCTGGTCAACACCGATACCGAACTCGCCGAGAAGGTGATCGCCGAGGATCTGGCGCTGGACGAGGCCGAGCGCGAGGTCGGCGAAAAGGCGATCGTCACCATCGCGCGGCGCCAGCCGGTGGCGGCGGACCTGCGTGAAATCATGGGTGCGATCCGCATCGCCGCCGACCTCGAGCGCGTTGGCGACATGGCCAAGAACACCGCCAAGCGGGTGATCTCGGTGCAGGGCACCGGGGTTCCGCGCAAGCTCGCCCACGGCATCGAGCACCTGTCGGAACTGGCGCTGCTGCAGCTCAAGGAAGTGCTCGACGCCTACACCTCGCGCCAGGCCGACAAGGCCAATTCGATCCGCGAGCGCGACGAGGAGATCGACGCGATCTACACCTCGCTGTTCCGCGAGCTTTTGACCTACATGATGGAGGATCCGCGCAATATCACCACCTGCACGCATCTTCTGTTCTGCGCCAAGAACATCGAGCGCATCGGCGACCACGCCACCAATATTGCTGAAATGATCTACTACATCGCCACCGGCTCGCAGCCACAGGGAGAACGCCCGAAGGACGACATGTCGCCCTCGGTCGGCTCCGGCGAGAGCAAGTCCTGAAACCATTTGACAGAGGCACGAGATGGTTCCGAAGATTGCAGTTGTCGAAGATGAAGAAGCGCTGAGCGTCCTGCTGCGCTACAACCTTGAATCGGAAGGCTATGAAGTCGAGACGATCGCGCGCGGCGACGAGGCCGAACTCAGGCTGCAGGAGCGGGTGCCGGACCTCCTGCTGCTCGACTGGATGTTGCCGGGCGTTTCCGGCATCGAGCTTTGCCGCAGGCTCCGGATGCGGCCCGAGACCGAGCGTCTGCCGATCATCATGCTGACGGCGCGCGGCGAGGAAAGCGAGCGGGTGCGCGGTCTTGCGATCGGCGCCGACGATTATGTCGTCAAGCCGTTCTCGACCCCGGAACTGATGGCCCGCGTCAGGGCGATCCTGCGGCGCGCCCGGCCGGAAGTGCTTTCCAGCGTGCTCAAATGCGGCGATATCGAGCTTGACCGCGAGACCCACCGCGTTCACCGCAAGGCCAAGGAAGTCCGCCTCGGGCCGACCGAGTTCCGGCTGCTCGAATTCCTGATGACCTCGCCCGGCCGGGTGTTCTCCCGCTCCCAGCTTCTCGACGGTGTGTGGGGCCACGACATCTATGTCGACGAACGCACCGTCGACGTCCATGTCGGGCGTCTCAGAAAGGCCCTCAACTTCTCGCAAATGCCCGACGTGATCCGCACCGTGCGCGGCGCCGGCTATTCGATGGAGGTGTGAGGGGCCGCATGGCCCCGCCAATCTCCGCCCTTGAGGGCGGAGATTGCGCGCCGGAGCGTCCATTGTACCGAAGTCCGGGCGATCCCGTGTTTTCGGCGACCGGGATCAGCGGACTTCGAAACCGCGGTAATTGTCGTCGCGGATGGCGTTCATTTCGGTCATGTAATTGCCCATGCCGCCCATGTACCACATCGAGGTTCTGGGCTTGCCGGGAATGTTGGCGCCGTTGATCCAGCTGTCCGTCACTTCGAACAGCGTGCCGGCCATGCCTTCTTGGCACACCCGCACCCAGTCGTCCTGGGCCTCTCTCGTGGTCTCGATGATGCTGTTGCCTTGTTCGGCCTTCTCGATCAGGTCGCACAGGAAGTCGACCTGCCATTCATGCACCAGCGGCTGGCTGGTGAACGGGCTGAAGGGTCCGAATACCATCAGAAGGTTCGGGAAATCGGCGATGGACATGCCGGCATAGGCGCGCGGACCGTTCTTCCAGGCATCCTTCAGCCGTACGCCGTTGCGCCCGATCGTGTCGATCTTCAGATAGTTGCCGGTCATCGCGTCGAAGCCGGTCGCCATGATCACCACGTCGAGTTCCAGCTCCTTGCCGCCGACGATCAGCCCGTTTTCGGTGTATCGCTCGATCGGCTCCGCCTTGACGTCGTGGAGGGTGACATTGTCGCGATTATAGGTCTCGTAGTAATTGTCGGCGGCCAGCGGACGCTTGGCGTAATAGTCGCGTGGGGTCAGTTTGCGGGCGACTTCGGGGTCGGTGACGATGGC from Martelella mediterranea DSM 17316 carries:
- the phoU gene encoding phosphate signaling complex protein PhoU, whose product is MAHSHIISAFDEELKYLQRRISEMGGMAEEMVSQSVVALVNTDTELAEKVIAEDLALDEAEREVGEKAIVTIARRQPVAADLREIMGAIRIAADLERVGDMAKNTAKRVISVQGTGVPRKLAHGIEHLSELALLQLKEVLDAYTSRQADKANSIRERDEEIDAIYTSLFRELLTYMMEDPRNITTCTHLLFCAKNIERIGDHATNIAEMIYYIATGSQPQGERPKDDMSPSVGSGESKS
- the phoB gene encoding phosphate regulon transcriptional regulator PhoB; translation: MVPKIAVVEDEEALSVLLRYNLESEGYEVETIARGDEAELRLQERVPDLLLLDWMLPGVSGIELCRRLRMRPETERLPIIMLTARGEESERVRGLAIGADDYVVKPFSTPELMARVRAILRRARPEVLSSVLKCGDIELDRETHRVHRKAKEVRLGPTEFRLLEFLMTSPGRVFSRSQLLDGVWGHDIYVDERTVDVHVGRLRKALNFSQMPDVIRTVRGAGYSMEV